The DNA segment ATTGCTGACCCACCAAATGGCTTCGGTGATATCTTCCGGCAACAGGGGTTGCGTATTGGCATAAGTCTGATCAACGCGCCCGGCATCACCCTTAAACCGCACGCTGGAGAACTCCGTCCCGCCGACCAACCCCGGTTCAATATTGGTGACACGCACCGCCGTACCCGCTAAATCGGTGCGTAAATTCAGGCTGAACTGCCGCACGAAAGCCTTGGACGCGCCATAGACGTTCCCACCCGCATACGGCCAGCTGCCCGCCGTCGAGCCGAGATTGATAATATGCCCGCGATTGCGTGCAACCATCCCCGGTAAAACCACCCTTGTCACATGCACCAGACCTTTGACGTTAACGTCTATCATCCGGTTCCAGTCATCCATATTGGCCTGCTGAGCAGGTTCCAGCCCCAAAGCCAGACCGGCGTTATTAATCAGCACGTCAATATCCCGCCATGCCAGCGGCAATTGTTCCAGCAGGCTATCCACTGCCAGTGAATCACTGACGTCCAGCCTGAGGGTGAAAATGTTGTCTCCGGCAATGGCTTTCAGGTCATCAAGACGTTCCTGCCGCCGTCCGGTGGCGATCACCCGGTGTCCATGTTGCGCATAACGCAGCGCCAAATCCCAGCCGAATCCGGCTGTCGCTCCGGTAATAAGAATAAGCATGACTACTGTCCTGGTAATTAGAGATCTTTAAATAAAACACCGCCGCGAGACTTGTGTTCTTTGTCCGTTTCAATCAGCGAAATAACAATGTATTCCTCTTTAACCGGTAACGCGTCTTTCACTGCCTGATAAATACCATCCATCAGTTTTTTCTTTTGTTCTGGAGTACGACCACTCACCATGTGCACAATAATTTCTGGCATGTTCTCACCTTATTGCTTTGGCATAATAAACTGGCCGACCAGACCCGCTGAGGCCAGAACGTGACCTTTCAGTTGCAACATTACCGCATCTCTTACCAGGCCTTTTTGCAGCGCATCAGGAGCATAATCAGTCGCAATTAGGGTGAAGTTATAGTTGTGAATATCACCCTTCACCGGAGGGCAAGGACCGGAATAACCCTGAATATTCTTCCCATTGGTGCCAGGGGTATAGCCGACAACGCCGGTCAAGTCCCCTTTAGCAAATTGATGGCGGCTACTGTCGATGCCGTAGCCAAGGAAATGGGTCATGCCCAGGCCGTTGGCCCCCTGCGGATCTTCAATCAGCAGCACATAGCTTTTGGTGTTGGCAGGTGCGCCACGCCAGCTCAACTGCGGTGAAATGTTTTGCCCCGGGCACTGGCCACCGCCACCCATCGCAACAGGTAATTTTCCTGCATTGTTGAACTGATTTGAGTGCAGCGTAAAGGGCGCTGCCAACGCCCCGGCAGAACATAACATCAGGCCTGCAAATAATCCTGCATGAACGCGTGATAACACGGTTTTCTCCTTTCTTCTGAATTATAAATCGATGCTTTTAATATCGGGTACAGCAGCCAGTAATGGATCAGTGTCAGCAATCAAGCGTTTAAAATGGGTTTGCTCGAAGTGATATTGAATCGCCTGTTCGCCTTGCCATTTTTCGTGGATCAGAAAGATATTCTCATCTTGCGTATTCTTATAAACATCGTAATGAATACATCCCTCTTCGGCGCGACTGGGAGCAATGCAGCGTTCAATAGCGTCAAATAATTCCTCCCCCTTTCCTTCCTGCGCAATAAACTTGGCAATAACCAGCTTAATATTTCCGCTCATCAGACTTTCTCTCGTATAAATATGATTTAAATCACTGTAATGCTGCTGTTAAAAAATCGGCGGGTACGATTGTCCAGTCTGTGATTTGACGCTCTTTGCCGCGTTTCCACATTGATCGCCGATCGGCAGACATCCCAGCTGTTGCTCTCGGGATAGCAGGCCAGAACCGAAAAATCCTGACTGCTTTGCAGCAGGCGCTGGCCAGTCCCCGCCGGTAAAAAAATCACATCACCCACCCTCGCTGGCACCACCTCGCCGTTATCGCCACCAATCTGCAACTGACCGTTGCCTGCCACCACGACAAAAATCACATGTGTGCTGCTGTGGAAATGCTGATACGCGAAGGGTTTTCCCTGCCATTGCTGCGACCATCCAGCCTTAATCAACCCGCCTGCGGCAGTCTCAGGCTGTGTCGTTCGGAAATGCATAACAGGTAAGGCGGGATTATTCGGCACCCACCCATCAGCTGACAGACGCCATTGATTGATCAGTTGCAACGGCATCGCGGTTGCACTGTTTGCGGCCCGCACGGCGAGAGTGGGTAAAAAGAAAGCCAGTAACGCCGAGTGCTGCAAAAAGTTGCGTCGGGTGAAGTGAGCCATATCCCTTCCTGAAATATTGTGGTCTGCCGGTACCGGAACAGATTGCAAAATCAACTATCCGGTCTCATTATCATACCTAGATAAACTAGGTATCAAGGCAACCTAAGTCAAGCTAAGATAACGGCGAAGTGTGTATCTATCTTTGTAAGCGGAAAATG comes from the Pantoea sp. At-9b genome and includes:
- a CDS encoding putative quinol monooxygenase, giving the protein MSGNIKLVIAKFIAQEGKGEELFDAIERCIAPSRAEEGCIHYDVYKNTQDENIFLIHEKWQGEQAIQYHFEQTHFKRLIADTDPLLAAVPDIKSIDL
- a CDS encoding tautomerase family protein, coding for MPEIIVHMVSGRTPEQKKKLMDGIYQAVKDALPVKEEYIVISLIETDKEHKSRGGVLFKDL
- a CDS encoding cupin domain-containing protein; its protein translation is MAHFTRRNFLQHSALLAFFLPTLAVRAANSATAMPLQLINQWRLSADGWVPNNPALPVMHFRTTQPETAAGGLIKAGWSQQWQGKPFAYQHFHSSTHVIFVVVAGNGQLQIGGDNGEVVPARVGDVIFLPAGTGQRLLQSSQDFSVLACYPESNSWDVCRSAINVETRQRASNHRLDNRTRRFFNSSITVI
- the ydfG gene encoding bifunctional NADP-dependent 3-hydroxy acid dehydrogenase/3-hydroxypropionate dehydrogenase YdfG, coding for MLILITGATAGFGWDLALRYAQHGHRVIATGRRQERLDDLKAIAGDNIFTLRLDVSDSLAVDSLLEQLPLAWRDIDVLINNAGLALGLEPAQQANMDDWNRMIDVNVKGLVHVTRVVLPGMVARNRGHIINLGSTAGSWPYAGGNVYGASKAFVRQFSLNLRTDLAGTAVRVTNIEPGLVGGTEFSSVRFKGDAGRVDQTYANTQPLLPEDITEAIWWVSNLPAHVNINTLEMMPVCQSYGGLRVFKGE
- a CDS encoding YbhB/YbcL family Raf kinase inhibitor-like protein codes for the protein MLSRVHAGLFAGLMLCSAGALAAPFTLHSNQFNNAGKLPVAMGGGGQCPGQNISPQLSWRGAPANTKSYVLLIEDPQGANGLGMTHFLGYGIDSSRHQFAKGDLTGVVGYTPGTNGKNIQGYSGPCPPVKGDIHNYNFTLIATDYAPDALQKGLVRDAVMLQLKGHVLASAGLVGQFIMPKQ